In a single window of the Pontibacter russatus genome:
- a CDS encoding Do family serine endopeptidase yields the protein MKSKQFFAGLTLSALLGGGIAVGGYKLADSDAVSALQEQAQFPQVQYTSNMRSSNAIVPEGLNFLKASEVATPAVVHVMTEYDGGGAVSRGGMEMDPFLREFFGDGFGGMQQAPQGPSMGSGSGVIIASDGYIITNNHVIDNASKIEVVLNDKRRMSATLVGTDPTTDIALLKVDAEKLPTIRYGNSDDLQVGEWVLAVGNPMNLTSTVTAGIVSAKGRSIDILRSNNPNQRYSIESFIQTDAAVNPGNSGGALVNLNGDLIGINTAIASQTGSFSGYSFAVPSSIVSKVVDDLKKYGEVQRALLGAEIRDIDADFAKEKDIKTLNGVYLVNVSESGGADDAGLQPGDVITAIDGAPTHKSSHLLEQVARHRPGDKVKVSYMRDGKQRSAEVTLRNMNNSTELIKRSRAEAVTFDGARFEAVSKQEMNKLGITGGAKISDVEDSEFRDTGMKDGFIITRIDRQPVNEPADVAKHLKNIDSGVVYLEGVYPDGLKAYYPIGKE from the coding sequence ATGAAATCAAAACAATTCTTTGCCGGCCTGACGCTCTCCGCTTTGCTAGGAGGGGGGATTGCCGTGGGTGGTTATAAATTAGCAGACAGTGACGCCGTAAGCGCCCTGCAGGAGCAGGCACAGTTCCCGCAGGTGCAGTATACCAGCAATATGCGCAGCAGCAACGCCATCGTGCCGGAAGGGCTTAACTTCCTGAAGGCGTCGGAGGTGGCCACACCGGCCGTGGTACACGTGATGACGGAGTATGACGGAGGTGGCGCCGTGAGCCGTGGCGGCATGGAAATGGACCCTTTTCTGCGCGAGTTCTTCGGCGATGGCTTCGGAGGCATGCAACAGGCCCCGCAGGGACCAAGTATGGGCTCCGGATCCGGCGTTATCATCGCCTCCGACGGCTACATCATCACCAACAACCACGTAATTGACAATGCTTCTAAAATAGAGGTGGTGCTGAACGACAAGCGCCGCATGTCGGCCACCCTTGTGGGCACCGACCCCACCACAGACATCGCCCTACTGAAGGTAGACGCCGAAAAGCTCCCCACCATCCGATACGGCAACTCCGACGACCTGCAGGTGGGCGAGTGGGTGCTGGCCGTCGGCAACCCAATGAACCTCACCTCGACCGTTACGGCCGGTATCGTGAGCGCCAAGGGGCGCAGCATCGACATCCTGCGCTCCAACAACCCGAACCAGCGCTACAGCATTGAGTCTTTTATACAGACAGATGCCGCCGTGAACCCCGGCAACTCGGGCGGTGCCCTCGTGAACCTGAACGGTGACCTGATAGGCATCAACACGGCCATCGCCTCGCAGACAGGCTCTTTCTCCGGCTACTCGTTTGCCGTGCCTTCCTCTATCGTGAGCAAGGTGGTAGACGATCTGAAGAAGTACGGAGAGGTGCAGCGTGCCCTGCTCGGCGCCGAGATACGCGACATTGACGCTGATTTCGCCAAAGAAAAGGACATTAAGACGCTGAACGGGGTGTACCTGGTAAACGTGTCGGAGAGTGGCGGAGCCGATGATGCGGGCCTGCAGCCCGGCGACGTGATCACAGCCATCGACGGGGCCCCCACGCACAAATCTTCTCATCTGCTCGAGCAGGTGGCGCGCCACAGACCCGGCGACAAAGTGAAGGTGAGCTATATGCGCGACGGCAAGCAGAGAAGCGCCGAAGTGACGCTCCGGAACATGAACAACAGCACTGAGCTGATCAAGCGCAGCCGCGCCGAGGCCGTGACTTTCGACGGTGCTAGGTTTGAGGCGGTAAGCAAGCAGGAAATGAACAAGCTCGGCATCACCGGGGGCGCCAAAATCTCGGACGTGGAAGACAGTGAGTTCCGCGACACCGGCATGAAGGACGGCTTCATCATCACCCGCATCGACCGGCAGCCTGTAAACGAGCCTGCAGACGTGGCCAAGCACCTGAAGAACATTGACAGCGGTGTGGTTTACCTGGAGGGTGTTTACCCCGACGGCCTCAAGGCCTACTACCCTATCGGGAAAGAGTAA
- a CDS encoding SusC/RagA family TonB-linked outer membrane protein: MNRNLQSNHSRGSRRRCSLLLLAMLGFAPTGGFAAAPGTVAPDLAGAVAPGSSVNQGSPVTGVVRDAAGQPLPGVSVSLKGTGTGTITDVDGRFTIDVSGVPLPVLVFSYIGFEGQEVVVGEQNTFTVALQEDAQLMDEVVVVGYGTQKKANLTGAVSQVSSEVLEDRPVTNVTSGLQGTMPGVTITNASGAPGNNSGDIRIRGLGTWGDAQPLVVIDGIISSISNLNILNPNDIATVSVLKDAASSSIYGVRGANGVIVVTTKKGVAGKPAIAYNGYIGVQTPTALPEFLGSPEYMQLLNEAQQNVGLNPTYSEEEIGIARNGSDQNYYANTDWMDAIYKDYAPQQSHNLSVNGGAENISYYISYGYLKEGGLVTGDNYQANRHNIRAKLSTTFLDRLDVSANLGYIDRGYTGSAEGVGSGSGPLYAATQIVPLVPVRFTTGGWGYIGGQRNPVAVTTDGGTDDFASQEFTANLNASIELFDGFRLRGQYGLIRSNSMRAIFSKTINYYSPVDGSIIYRTNFPNRIDRRDYTNVFQTMLVAAEYEKNFADKHHVKALLAASRDEEVGDNFAATRTDVPTQVGDGNLDLGTQNLLNSASANQWALQSLFGRMNYGFDDRYLLEANFRYDGSSKFAPDLRWQLFGAASVGWVFTEESFLEGIRDVVEFGKLRYSYGTQGNDRVANYAFLNVLQPVETMPIGYINTIGYRQDGVPNEFLTWETQLKQNLGLDLVFLSGRLGVTADYFKNETSDLLLRLALPGVLGGAPPYQNVGELENRGWELQLDWRDDIGDFTYGANFNISDVRNELTELAGTDYLGDRIRREGDPLDAFYGLVANRLAQENDFSYDPEQGEFVPDFPYIHNDPVAQPGDIIYKDLNGDGEITLDGDRQVLGSHIPRYTYGFRGEAGWKGIDFSFFLQGVGKANGYLFGAARHALINEGSLPQPIHLDRWTPENTDASYPRLTYQQTYNQRLSTYWLEDASYLRLKNIQIGYTLPSQLTEKFRVDRLRIYASADNLLTKTDFFYAYDPETPVSNGGYYPQVKTFVLGLNINLK, from the coding sequence ATGAACCGAAATTTACAATCGAACCACAGCAGAGGTTCGCGTCGGAGATGCTCGCTGCTATTGTTGGCCATGCTCGGATTTGCCCCGACCGGAGGCTTTGCCGCAGCGCCTGGGACTGTGGCCCCCGACCTTGCTGGTGCTGTTGCTCCAGGTAGCAGCGTAAACCAGGGCAGCCCGGTAACGGGTGTCGTGCGCGATGCGGCCGGACAGCCGCTTCCTGGGGTGTCGGTTTCATTGAAAGGCACCGGCACCGGCACCATCACGGATGTAGACGGCCGCTTTACAATCGATGTGTCTGGTGTTCCGCTGCCCGTGCTTGTGTTTTCCTATATCGGCTTCGAAGGCCAGGAAGTGGTTGTGGGTGAACAGAACACTTTCACTGTTGCGCTGCAGGAAGACGCCCAGCTGATGGATGAGGTGGTGGTAGTGGGATACGGCACGCAGAAAAAAGCAAACCTGACCGGTGCCGTGAGCCAGGTCTCCTCCGAGGTGCTGGAAGATCGCCCGGTTACGAATGTGACTTCCGGCCTGCAGGGCACCATGCCCGGGGTAACGATCACGAATGCCAGCGGTGCGCCGGGCAACAATAGCGGCGACATCCGCATCAGGGGCCTGGGGACCTGGGGCGACGCCCAGCCCCTGGTGGTAATCGATGGTATCATCAGTTCCATATCAAACCTTAACATCCTTAACCCGAATGATATTGCAACGGTTTCTGTGCTGAAAGACGCGGCATCCTCTTCTATATATGGCGTGCGGGGTGCGAACGGGGTAATCGTGGTGACCACCAAGAAAGGCGTTGCCGGCAAACCGGCCATCGCCTATAATGGCTACATCGGTGTGCAAACCCCTACGGCCCTGCCTGAATTTCTGGGATCACCGGAGTACATGCAGCTGCTGAACGAGGCGCAGCAGAATGTGGGGCTGAACCCCACTTACTCGGAGGAGGAGATCGGGATAGCCCGCAACGGCTCTGACCAGAATTATTATGCCAACACAGACTGGATGGATGCCATATACAAGGACTACGCGCCGCAGCAAAGTCACAACCTGAGCGTAAATGGCGGCGCCGAAAACATAAGCTATTATATATCCTACGGTTATTTAAAGGAAGGGGGGCTGGTGACAGGGGACAACTACCAGGCCAACAGGCACAATATCCGGGCAAAGCTCAGCACCACGTTTCTGGATCGGCTGGATGTCTCGGCCAACTTAGGGTACATCGACCGCGGATATACGGGCTCTGCCGAAGGCGTCGGCTCCGGATCAGGCCCCCTTTATGCCGCAACCCAGATAGTGCCCCTGGTGCCGGTCCGCTTCACCACGGGAGGCTGGGGTTATATCGGCGGGCAGCGCAACCCGGTGGCCGTTACCACAGACGGCGGAACGGACGATTTCGCCTCTCAGGAATTTACGGCCAACCTCAACGCATCCATAGAGTTGTTCGACGGCTTCAGGCTGAGGGGGCAGTATGGCCTGATTCGTTCTAATTCCATGAGGGCCATCTTTTCCAAAACCATAAACTATTACAGCCCTGTGGACGGCTCCATCATCTACAGGACCAACTTCCCGAACAGGATCGACAGAAGAGACTACACGAATGTGTTTCAGACAATGCTGGTCGCGGCCGAGTATGAAAAGAACTTCGCTGACAAGCATCACGTGAAAGCTTTGCTGGCTGCTTCGCGCGACGAGGAGGTAGGCGATAACTTTGCTGCCACCAGAACGGATGTGCCTACGCAGGTAGGGGATGGCAACCTTGACCTTGGAACACAAAACCTGCTCAACAGTGCAAGCGCAAACCAATGGGCGCTGCAGTCGCTGTTTGGCAGGATGAACTACGGGTTCGACGACCGTTACCTGCTCGAAGCGAATTTCAGGTACGACGGCTCCTCTAAGTTTGCGCCGGACTTACGCTGGCAGCTGTTCGGCGCCGCTTCGGTAGGCTGGGTTTTCACGGAAGAGAGCTTCCTGGAAGGCATACGGGATGTGGTGGAGTTTGGAAAGCTGCGCTATTCTTACGGCACGCAGGGAAACGACCGGGTAGCGAATTATGCTTTTCTCAATGTTTTGCAGCCGGTGGAAACCATGCCCATCGGATATATAAACACCATCGGGTACAGGCAAGATGGGGTTCCGAACGAGTTTCTGACCTGGGAAACACAGCTTAAGCAAAACCTCGGGCTTGACCTGGTGTTTCTTAGTGGCCGCCTGGGCGTAACAGCCGACTACTTTAAAAATGAGACAAGCGATTTGCTGCTGAGGCTGGCCCTACCCGGTGTATTGGGCGGCGCCCCTCCTTACCAGAACGTCGGCGAGCTGGAAAACAGGGGCTGGGAACTGCAACTCGACTGGAGAGACGACATTGGCGATTTTACCTACGGGGCAAACTTCAACATCTCGGATGTCCGCAACGAGCTGACCGAACTGGCCGGAACAGACTATTTGGGCGATCGGATTAGGAGAGAGGGCGATCCACTGGACGCTTTCTACGGGCTCGTGGCCAACCGCCTGGCCCAGGAGAACGATTTCTCCTATGATCCCGAACAGGGCGAGTTTGTCCCGGATTTCCCCTATATCCACAATGATCCGGTGGCGCAGCCCGGCGACATCATTTACAAGGATTTGAACGGCGACGGCGAGATCACGCTGGACGGCGACAGGCAGGTGCTCGGCAGCCATATACCCCGCTACACCTATGGCTTCCGTGGCGAGGCGGGCTGGAAGGGCATCGACTTCAGCTTCTTCCTGCAGGGGGTGGGCAAAGCGAACGGCTATTTGTTTGGCGCGGCCCGCCACGCCCTGATAAACGAGGGCAGCCTGCCGCAACCCATTCACCTGGACCGCTGGACACCGGAAAACACGGATGCCTCCTATCCCCGCTTAACATATCAGCAAACCTATAACCAGCGCCTGTCTACTTACTGGCTGGAGGACGCCTCTTACCTGCGCCTGAAGAACATCCAGATCGGCTATACCCTGCCTTCCCAACTCACCGAGAAGTTCAGGGTCGACCGGCTGCGTATTTATGCCTCCGCAGACAACCTGCTCACCAAAACAGATTTCTTCTACGCCTACGACCCCGAAACCCCTGTGAGCAACGGCGGCTACTACCCCCAGGTAAAAACCTTTGTGCTTGGTTTAAACATCAACCTTAAGTAA
- a CDS encoding RagB/SusD family nutrient uptake outer membrane protein has product MKKIYIISILLSAFVLGSCEDDFLERAPMDKITDENFWQTEEQLELAVDAMYGYLKAKNTVDMEIMGDNTFWPSNNNFKLIGSGNFSYDLSTINNEWRGLYEGIRQANTFLANYKKADVQNPEHAEALAAQVRIIRAYLYSYLTAFFGDVPLVTTPLNIDELYGPRDPRAEVVDFILADLDTAAQHLPAEIPSGDDAGRLAKGAALALKARVALYNERWEVAEEAAKAVMDMGVYELFNVGDPSSNYRRLFTYEGKLSGGRNQETIISRLHLEGVTDHNLSREIQVPDQGVRWNPTKSLVDDYLMIDGLPIGKSPLYSVATYNEVFEDRDPRMTQTILEPGSPWGGRYDSSPEHKDADPGNDHPDIFVVPKFSSDKRGAATYTGYYFTKYVELSTVGQVSRDVNDIHLLRYAEVLLTYAEAKLEQGELTQEVVDMTINLLRERVGMTPMVLAELTANGLDIREEIHRERRIELALEGQRYFDIIRWGKGELLAADVKGTNVNWLPNKEDAAGLRTDDKGFIIVLDGNRFDDPRNYLWPVPLEQAQLNPELGQNPGW; this is encoded by the coding sequence ATGAAGAAGATATACATCATAAGCATCCTTTTAAGCGCATTCGTGCTGGGTTCCTGCGAGGATGATTTCCTGGAAAGGGCTCCGATGGATAAAATCACGGACGAAAACTTCTGGCAGACAGAAGAGCAACTGGAACTGGCGGTGGATGCCATGTACGGGTACCTGAAAGCCAAGAACACCGTGGACATGGAGATTATGGGGGATAACACCTTCTGGCCCTCCAACAACAACTTTAAGCTGATAGGGAGCGGCAACTTCAGTTACGACCTGAGCACGATCAACAACGAATGGCGCGGCTTGTACGAAGGCATACGCCAGGCGAATACCTTCCTGGCGAACTATAAGAAGGCAGACGTGCAGAACCCGGAGCACGCGGAAGCGCTTGCTGCGCAGGTTCGCATCATCCGGGCATACCTGTACAGCTACTTAACAGCCTTTTTCGGAGACGTGCCGCTTGTCACCACGCCGCTTAACATAGACGAGCTCTACGGCCCGCGCGACCCCAGGGCCGAGGTGGTGGACTTCATACTGGCCGACCTGGATACGGCCGCCCAGCATTTGCCTGCGGAAATCCCGAGCGGGGACGATGCAGGCAGGCTGGCCAAAGGAGCGGCGCTGGCTTTAAAAGCCAGGGTAGCCCTGTATAACGAACGGTGGGAAGTGGCTGAGGAGGCTGCCAAGGCGGTAATGGACATGGGGGTTTATGAGTTGTTTAACGTAGGCGACCCGAGCTCGAATTACCGCAGGCTGTTTACCTATGAGGGCAAACTGTCGGGTGGCAGGAACCAGGAAACCATTATCTCGCGGCTGCACCTGGAGGGCGTGACAGACCATAACCTGAGCCGTGAGATACAGGTGCCGGATCAGGGCGTCCGCTGGAACCCCACCAAATCATTGGTAGATGATTACCTGATGATTGATGGCCTGCCTATCGGTAAGTCTCCTTTATATAGCGTGGCCACCTACAACGAAGTATTTGAGGACCGGGACCCGCGTATGACACAGACCATTCTGGAGCCCGGCTCTCCCTGGGGCGGCCGCTACGACTCTAGCCCCGAGCACAAAGATGCCGACCCCGGCAACGACCATCCCGACATCTTTGTGGTGCCGAAGTTCTCCTCCGACAAAAGGGGGGCGGCCACCTACACCGGTTACTATTTTACAAAGTATGTGGAGCTGTCTACGGTTGGGCAGGTTAGCAGAGACGTGAATGACATACACCTGCTGCGCTATGCCGAGGTACTGCTAACCTATGCAGAGGCCAAGCTGGAGCAGGGCGAGCTGACGCAGGAGGTAGTGGACATGACCATCAACCTGCTCCGCGAGCGTGTAGGCATGACACCGATGGTGCTCGCTGAACTGACTGCGAATGGCTTGGACATCCGCGAGGAAATTCACCGTGAGCGGCGCATAGAGCTTGCGCTGGAAGGGCAGCGGTACTTCGATATTATCCGCTGGGGGAAAGGGGAACTGCTGGCAGCGGATGTGAAGGGTACAAATGTGAACTGGCTACCTAACAAAGAGGATGCTGCCGGGCTGCGCACCGATGATAAAGGATTTATCATCGTGCTCGACGGCAACCGGTTCGATGACCCGAGAAACTACCTGTGGCCGGTTCCATTGGAGCAGGCGCAACTCAACCCGGAGCTCGGGCAAAACCCGGGATGGTAG
- a CDS encoding outer membrane protein assembly factor BamB family protein: protein MKNAKILWVALFFSVSFVGCKDDDVGDLLPPGADFNYTPAAPVAEQEILFYADPTEGSGEIVEWNWSFGDAEGSTSDKRNPYFTYASEGTYEVTLVVKNAAGASFEVTKPVEVAPPPKDFIAAIVWEFTNNTAITGINEGTSAPVVGDDGSVFYVEGYAGPDSKVVAVTDQGESAQLKWATAPGNRIQNAPSMGPDGNIYIEAWLANGIFKLNGVTGEIMWNGNTVAQVSNNTAAIDAEGNIYHGSRSNAQAGIFSWTPDGEKRWEIVGVGAFYAAPAISKDGKTVYYLNTDTGKIWAVNTADGTLKWSDPVGANSGGYGPSLSLDGEGTIYFTTNEQVAAVTDNGESGSVKWIADIPGAANSGVSIGPGGELYTGAGAGLVSLNPSDGSVNWTYGLATTESMPAVDVNGNIYIGTTDGKLVVVNPEGMLLKEFQLGDGVVNSPTIADDGTVYIEAVAGSVIKLYKIAVEESGPALSPWPMKGQNKKNTGQVK, encoded by the coding sequence ATGAAAAATGCTAAGATACTATGGGTGGCGCTGTTTTTCAGCGTGTCGTTTGTCGGCTGTAAAGACGATGATGTGGGGGACCTGCTGCCACCCGGCGCCGATTTTAATTATACGCCTGCGGCACCCGTGGCAGAGCAGGAAATACTTTTCTATGCCGACCCAACAGAAGGCTCGGGCGAGATTGTGGAGTGGAACTGGAGCTTTGGGGATGCGGAGGGGTCTACGTCCGACAAGCGGAATCCATACTTTACCTATGCCAGTGAAGGCACTTACGAGGTAACCCTGGTTGTGAAAAACGCTGCAGGAGCATCTTTTGAAGTTACAAAGCCCGTGGAGGTGGCGCCGCCGCCAAAGGACTTTATAGCAGCCATCGTCTGGGAGTTTACCAACAACACGGCCATTACGGGAATCAACGAGGGTACAAGCGCACCCGTTGTCGGTGATGACGGCTCGGTGTTTTATGTGGAGGGCTATGCCGGACCTGACAGCAAGGTGGTGGCGGTTACGGACCAGGGAGAAAGCGCCCAGCTAAAATGGGCTACCGCGCCGGGCAACCGCATTCAGAATGCACCCTCCATGGGCCCCGACGGGAACATATACATCGAAGCCTGGCTGGCGAACGGCATCTTTAAGCTGAATGGAGTTACCGGCGAGATAATGTGGAATGGCAATACGGTAGCGCAGGTATCCAACAACACGGCCGCCATTGACGCTGAAGGTAATATTTACCACGGATCTCGGTCCAATGCGCAGGCAGGGATATTTTCCTGGACCCCTGACGGCGAAAAGCGCTGGGAGATTGTAGGGGTAGGCGCCTTCTATGCGGCACCGGCTATCAGCAAAGACGGCAAGACTGTATACTATCTGAACACCGATACCGGCAAGATATGGGCGGTGAATACAGCGGACGGCACCCTGAAATGGAGCGATCCGGTAGGGGCGAACTCAGGAGGCTACGGACCATCCCTGTCGCTGGATGGCGAGGGCACCATCTACTTTACCACCAACGAACAGGTCGCGGCGGTCACCGATAACGGCGAAAGCGGATCGGTGAAATGGATTGCTGATATACCTGGCGCTGCCAACTCAGGTGTGAGTATAGGGCCAGGCGGAGAACTGTACACGGGCGCCGGTGCCGGGCTGGTATCGCTTAACCCTTCCGATGGATCTGTCAACTGGACATATGGCCTCGCCACAACCGAAAGCATGCCCGCCGTGGATGTGAACGGAAATATATACATCGGCACCACGGACGGAAAACTGGTTGTGGTAAATCCAGAGGGCATGTTGCTCAAAGAGTTTCAACTGGGGGATGGCGTGGTGAATTCTCCTACCATAGCCGATGACGGCACTGTCTACATCGAGGCGGTGGCCGGCAGTGTCATCAAGCTGTATAAAATAGCTGTGGAAGAAAGCGGGCCTGCACTGTCTCCATGGCCTATGAAAGGGCAGAATAAAAAGAATACAGGACAAGTGAAATAG
- a CDS encoding endonuclease/exonuclease/phosphatase family protein, translated as MTKLFWGIMTGIALLATSCDKSAAPDPAPADQPADKTDTLASLKVMSYNIHHCNPPSKPDYIDINAIVGVVKAQKPDLLALQEVDVNTSRSGALNQAQEIANKLHMRYFFGKAIDYQGGAYGVAILSKYPLAETTVHRLPVKAGTEGEPRVMATAKVTLPDGTTMRFGSTHLDAQSDPANRQLQVRAISDIAAGESLPFIIAGDFNATPDSDVINALDSQFKRTCQVCAPTIPASNPSKAIDFIAYRHPANKFDVAGHQVVSEPYASDHRPVVAVIKIEK; from the coding sequence ATGACAAAACTATTCTGGGGCATTATGACGGGCATTGCGCTGCTGGCTACCTCCTGCGACAAATCCGCGGCACCTGATCCGGCTCCGGCAGATCAGCCTGCTGATAAAACAGACACGCTGGCCTCGCTGAAGGTGATGTCTTACAATATCCACCATTGCAACCCTCCGTCAAAACCGGACTATATAGATATAAACGCTATCGTGGGTGTGGTAAAGGCTCAAAAGCCGGACCTGCTGGCGCTGCAGGAAGTGGATGTGAACACGTCGCGCTCCGGCGCGCTGAACCAGGCGCAGGAGATAGCGAACAAGCTGCACATGCGCTACTTTTTCGGTAAGGCGATAGATTACCAGGGCGGCGCCTACGGCGTGGCCATCCTGTCCAAGTATCCACTGGCCGAAACAACTGTACACCGGCTTCCGGTAAAAGCCGGTACAGAGGGCGAGCCCCGGGTTATGGCTACCGCAAAAGTAACGCTGCCCGACGGAACGACTATGCGGTTTGGCAGCACCCACCTCGATGCGCAGTCTGACCCGGCAAACAGGCAGTTGCAGGTAAGGGCGATATCGGATATAGCCGCCGGTGAAAGCCTGCCCTTTATTATTGCGGGAGATTTTAACGCGACGCCTGACTCTGATGTTATTAACGCCCTGGACAGCCAGTTTAAAAGGACCTGCCAGGTCTGCGCACCCACTATTCCGGCCTCAAACCCATCCAAAGCTATCGACTTTATCGCCTACAGGCATCCGGCAAACAAATTTGATGTGGCAGGTCATCAGGTGGTAAGCGAGCCATATGCGTCCGACCACAGGCCTGTGGTGGCTGTTATAAAAATCGAAAAATGA
- a CDS encoding endonuclease/exonuclease/phosphatase family protein — protein MTYNIHHANPPSKAEAGDIDIDAIAAVIRKENPDLVALQEVDVNTQRSGKVNQAKAIAEKLGMEAFFGRAIDHQGGYYGVAILSKYPLTETKVTPLPEDAAPASEDRVLASAKVRLPGGMVIRFGSTHLDVVNPENREQQVRAINGIAAEDAVPFIVAGDFNAVPGSGAILELDKTFTRTCTADCAPTIPVDKPDRTIDFIAFSKGSPFEVVSQKVIPERYASDHLPVVATLRY, from the coding sequence ATGACTTACAACATCCACCATGCCAACCCGCCGAGCAAGGCGGAGGCCGGGGATATAGACATTGACGCCATCGCAGCCGTCATCCGGAAGGAAAACCCCGACTTGGTTGCCCTGCAGGAGGTGGATGTTAACACGCAGCGCTCAGGCAAAGTCAACCAGGCCAAGGCGATAGCCGAGAAACTGGGGATGGAGGCCTTCTTCGGCCGGGCCATCGACCACCAGGGCGGCTACTACGGCGTAGCCATACTCTCCAAGTACCCACTAACGGAGACGAAGGTGACGCCTTTGCCGGAAGACGCGGCGCCCGCGTCGGAAGACCGCGTGCTGGCCTCTGCAAAAGTCAGGCTGCCCGGCGGCATGGTCATCCGCTTCGGCAGCACGCACCTGGACGTGGTGAACCCCGAAAACCGGGAGCAGCAGGTGCGGGCCATCAACGGAATAGCCGCGGAAGATGCCGTGCCTTTCATCGTGGCGGGAGATTTCAACGCCGTGCCCGGAAGCGGGGCCATCCTTGAGCTGGACAAGACCTTTACCCGCACCTGCACCGCCGACTGCGCGCCGACCATTCCGGTAGACAAACCGGACAGGACGATTGACTTCATCGCCTTCTCGAAAGGCTCGCCCTTCGAGGTGGTGTCGCAGAAAGTGATACCGGAAAGGTATGCCTCAGACCACCTGCCCGTCGTGGCGACCCTGCGCTACTAA